The following are encoded in a window of Alosa sapidissima isolate fAloSap1 chromosome 10, fAloSap1.pri, whole genome shotgun sequence genomic DNA:
- the LOC121720188 gene encoding oocyte zinc finger protein XlCOF6, whose amino-acid sequence MKVTSAKKKPFSHKRNGITGNKDNLEVLVKLERLPQVDELVECKTKRPGYTEASAGCSLSDRVQIKEEPSHDETQSIKEEATSAEPCPSEPVFPKQEPGCETWAMQIKTEPESDFEISPSGEEDLSPVKREDEDIKLEASEDGKASDTVHSGQFFPCPHCSMSFTDCSYLDKHLKWTHQLEYHALLEKQAAEEPEGLRQMVQCPDCSSRFFTLRQLQAHERQAHPKPLEPPPRKRHTCPQCARSFHYLASLQKHCRRWHRLQTVSSDGQLSCARCGKSFAGTWGQGPHHCPPPGAPAEPRDEMDDAKADSEGPATRSPDCKELLFRCPSCGKGYRTVQSMRVHARSHTGERPCVCSDCGRRFADNSSLHKHARIHTGLKPFACPHCAKRFGRMTHLNSHLLTHTGLKPFPCGQCGHSFSHRTELRNHLRSHSGEKPFRCGDCGKGFAVMGNLRVHQRTHSQEKTHQCGECGRQFADASVLRKHLRVHTGERPYHCTACGKRFTRVAHLKNHQRTHTGERPYACGECGKSFAQSGDLTKHRRTHTGEKPYACPDCPRRYNNSGDLGKHRRSHTGQRPYTCQECSKGFLMVHHLKTHMRTHTGERPYLCPHCPLTFSRAHHLSGHVRKSH is encoded by the exons ATGAAAGTCACCTCGGCGAAAAAGAAGCCATTCTCCCACAAGAGGAATGGGATAACAGGCAACAAAGACAATCTTGAAGTGCTTGTGAAGTTAGAACGCTTGCCTCAAGTAGATGAACTTGTCGAGTGCAAAACCAAACGCCCTGGATACACAGAGGCTAGTGCTGGCTGTAGCCTTTCTGACAGAGTCCAAATTAAAGAAGAACCAAGTCACGATGAAACGCAGTCAATCAAAGAAGAGGCGACATCTGCAGAGCCCTGTCCTTCGGAACCTGTCTTTCCCAAGCAAGAACCGGGCTGCGAGACGTGGgctatgcaaataaaaacagagccAGAATCTGACTTCGAGATCTCACCGTCAGGAGAGGAAGATCTAAGCCCTGTTAAGCGAGAGGATGAAGACATCAAGCTGGAGGCATCTGAGGATGGTAAAGCCTCGGATACAG TCCACTCTGGTCAGTTCTTCCCGTGTCCACACTGCTCCATGTCCTTCACCGATTGCTCCTACCTGGACAAGCACCTGAAGTGGACCCATCAGCTGGAGTACCATGCCCTGCTGGAGAAGCAGGCGGCGGAGGAGCCAGAGGGCCTCCGCCAGATGGTCCAGTGCCCCGACTGCAGTAGCCGCTTCTTCACCCTGCGCCAGCTTCAGGCCCACGAGCGTCAGGCGCACCCCAAGCCCCTGGAGCCGCCGCCCCGCAAGCGCCACACCTGCCCACAGTGCGCCCGCTCCTTCCACTACCTGGCCAGCCTCCAGAAGCACTGTCGGCGCTGGCACCGGCTGCAGACGGTCAGCAGCGACGGGCAGCTGAGCTGCGCCCGCTGCGGGAAGAGCTTCGCCGGCACGTGGGGCCAGGGCCCGCACCACTGCCCGCCGCCAGGAGCCCCGGCCGAGCCGAGAGACGAAATGGACGACGCGAAGGCGGACAGCGAGGGTCCGGCCACGAGGAGCCCTGATTGCAAGGAGCTGCTCTTCCGGTGCCCCAGCTGCGGTAAGGGCTACCGGACGGTGCAGAGCATGCGCGTGCACGCGCGCTCACACACCGGCGAGCGGCCGTGCGTGTGCTCGGACTGCGGTCGGCGCTTCGCCGACAACAGCAGCCTGCACAAGCACGCGCGCATCCACACGGGCCTCAAGCCCTTCGCCTGCCCGCACTGCGCCAAGCGCTTCGGCCGCATGACGCACCTCAACTCGCACCTGCTCACGCACACGGGCCTCAAACCCTTCCCGTGCGGCCAGTGCGGCCACAGCTTCAGCCACCGCACCGAGCTGCGCAACCACCTGCGCAGCCACTCGGGCGAGAAGCCCTTCCGCTGCGGCGACTGCGGCAAAGGCTTCGCCGTCATGGGAAACCTCCGTGTGCACCAGCGCACGCACAGCCAG gAGAAGACGCACCAGTGCGGCGAGTGCGGAAGGCAGTTCGCCGACGCCAGCGTGCTCAGGAAGCACCTCCGCGTGCACACGGGCGAGCGTCCGTACCACTGCACGGCCTGCGGCAAGCGCTTCACGCGCGTGGCCCACCTGAAGAACCACCAGCGCACGCACACCGGCGAGCGGCCGTACGCCTGCGGCGAGTGCGGCAAGAGCTTCGCCCAGTCCGGCGACCTCACCAAGCACCGGCGCACGCACACGGGCGAGAAGCCCTACGCGTGTCCCGACTGCCCACGGCGCTACAACAACTCCGGCGACCTGGGCAAGCACCGCCGCAGCCACACGGGCCAGAGGCCCTACACCTGCCAGGAGTGCAGCAAGGGCTTCCTCATGGTGCACCACCTCAAGAcccacatgcgcacgcacaccgGCGAGAGGCCGTACCTGTGCCCGCACTGCCCGCTCACCTTCAGCCGGGCACACCACCTGAGTGGGCATGTCCGCAAAAGCCACTGA